In Rubrobacter radiotolerans DSM 5868, a genomic segment contains:
- the lepA gene encoding translation elongation factor 4, which translates to MDRTRNFCIIAHIDHGKSTLADRLLDLTDAVPERERMEQILDSMDIERERGITIKAQAVRLVYRREENGDGGEAEYMLNLIDTPGHVDFSYEVSRAIAACEGALLVVDASQGIQAQTLANLYLAMEQDLEIIPVLNKIDLPVADVEAVTEELVELLGVDESEILKISAKTGQGVPEVLDAVVDRVPAPESAVEQTRGLVFDSHYDAYRGVISLVRLFDGELAKGDRVQAMGSEEEFEVLEVGCYSPKPTALPKLGVGEVGYIIAGLKDIEALRVGDTVTKVEDPAESVLPGYAKVLPTVYSGIYPTVGDDFERLRDALQKLQLNDASLFFEPENSRMGFGFRCGFLGLLHMEIIQERLEREFDLDLIASSPSVKYEVVLQGGETVEVTNPSDLPEVFEEIREPMVRATVICPKEYVGQVMGLCHEKRGVSVGMEYISTKRVQLTYDLPLGEIITDFFDALKSRTRGYASYDYDPKGYVASDLVKVEILVSGDPVDALSFIVHRDKAYYRGRAMVEKLKELIPRQQFEVPVQASIGKRIIARETVRAYRKDVIAKCYGGDITRKKKLLEQQKAGKKRMKQVGNVEIPQEAFLAAIRI; encoded by the coding sequence ATAGATCGCACGCGGAACTTCTGCATTATCGCGCACATCGATCACGGCAAGAGCACCCTTGCCGACCGCTTGCTCGACCTGACGGATGCTGTCCCGGAGCGCGAGCGGATGGAGCAGATTCTCGACTCGATGGACATCGAGCGCGAGCGGGGGATCACGATCAAGGCCCAGGCCGTGCGTCTTGTCTACCGTCGCGAGGAGAACGGTGACGGCGGCGAGGCCGAGTACATGCTCAACCTTATAGACACGCCGGGGCACGTCGACTTCTCGTATGAGGTCTCAAGGGCGATCGCGGCCTGCGAAGGGGCGCTTCTCGTGGTGGACGCGAGCCAGGGGATACAGGCCCAGACGCTCGCGAACCTCTACCTGGCGATGGAGCAGGACCTGGAGATTATCCCGGTCCTGAACAAGATAGACCTCCCCGTCGCCGACGTCGAGGCCGTAACGGAGGAGCTCGTCGAGCTTCTCGGGGTGGACGAGAGCGAGATACTCAAGATCAGCGCGAAGACCGGCCAGGGCGTCCCGGAGGTCCTCGACGCCGTTGTTGACCGGGTGCCCGCCCCGGAGAGCGCCGTAGAGCAGACGCGGGGGCTCGTCTTCGACTCGCACTACGACGCCTACCGGGGTGTGATCTCCCTCGTGCGCCTCTTTGACGGGGAGCTTGCAAAGGGCGACCGGGTCCAGGCGATGGGCTCTGAGGAGGAGTTCGAGGTGCTGGAGGTGGGCTGCTACTCGCCGAAGCCGACGGCGCTCCCGAAGCTCGGGGTCGGGGAGGTCGGCTACATTATCGCCGGGCTCAAGGACATCGAGGCGCTGCGCGTCGGCGATACGGTAACGAAGGTGGAAGACCCGGCCGAGAGCGTCCTTCCCGGCTATGCGAAGGTTCTACCGACGGTCTACAGCGGCATCTACCCGACGGTCGGGGACGACTTCGAGCGCCTGAGGGACGCGCTTCAGAAGCTACAGCTAAACGACGCCTCGCTCTTCTTCGAGCCGGAGAACAGCCGGATGGGCTTCGGCTTCCGCTGCGGCTTTCTTGGCCTGCTTCACATGGAGATAATCCAGGAGCGCCTTGAGCGGGAGTTCGATCTCGACCTTATAGCCTCCTCGCCGAGCGTGAAGTACGAGGTCGTGCTTCAGGGCGGGGAGACGGTCGAGGTAACGAACCCCTCGGACCTCCCGGAGGTCTTCGAGGAGATCCGCGAGCCGATGGTCCGGGCGACCGTGATCTGTCCGAAGGAGTACGTGGGGCAGGTGATGGGGCTCTGCCACGAGAAGCGCGGCGTCTCGGTCGGGATGGAGTACATCTCGACCAAGCGCGTGCAGCTCACCTACGATTTGCCGCTCGGGGAGATCATCACGGACTTCTTCGACGCGCTCAAGAGCCGCACGCGCGGCTACGCCTCCTACGACTACGACCCGAAGGGCTACGTAGCCTCGGACCTCGTCAAGGTCGAGATCCTCGTCTCTGGGGACCCGGTGGACGCGCTCTCGTTTATCGTGCACCGGGACAAGGCGTACTACCGGGGTCGCGCGATGGTCGAGAAGCTCAAGGAGCTTATCCCGCGTCAGCAGTTCGAGGTCCCGGTTCAGGCGTCCATCGGCAAGCGCATAATCGCCCGCGAGACGGTGCGCGCCTACCGCAAGGACGTTATCGCCAAGTGCTACGGCGGCGACATCACGCGCAAAAAGAAGCTCCTTGAGCAGCAGAAAGCCGGAAAGAAGCGGATGAAGCAGGTCGGGAACGTCGAGATCCCGCAGGAGGCTTTCCTGGCTGCTATCCGCATCTAG
- the hrcA gene encoding heat-inducible transcriptional repressor HrcA — protein sequence MKHPEITARQRVILERTLELYISTGQPVGSALLADSVDASSSTIRAELANLEAVGLLTHPHTSAGRVPTDAGYRFYVDTLLASETRRESAFSARGEGRSLDELLDDVSEGMSDVTRLLAVVAGPSAIGEALSRVDFLPLPERTVLLVVTMESGATSSSTITLPARVEEDELREMFAALNAWLGGRPLGSDLELARAARSALSGHDPAVVGAVIRAVEALGRASERGVFVRGASALLSHLDDLDPEAVAAVVEIFERRRWLLRLMGDALQRSVMARSGIIVSIGAENMFRSLGGTSFVAAAYSGPERPYGVVSLIGPKRMDYDAAITTVRSAAETLSEYLSHNPNQKA from the coding sequence ATGAAGCATCCCGAGATCACAGCCCGGCAGCGCGTCATTCTGGAGCGGACGCTTGAGTTGTACATCTCGACCGGCCAGCCGGTGGGGAGCGCGCTCCTCGCCGACAGCGTGGACGCGAGCAGCTCGACGATCCGCGCCGAGCTTGCGAACCTGGAGGCCGTAGGTCTTCTCACGCACCCGCACACCTCCGCCGGACGCGTCCCGACCGACGCGGGCTACCGCTTCTACGTGGACACGCTCCTTGCGAGCGAGACGCGTCGGGAGAGCGCCTTCAGCGCGCGCGGGGAGGGAAGGAGCCTCGACGAGCTTCTCGACGACGTCTCCGAGGGGATGAGCGACGTAACCCGGCTTCTTGCGGTCGTTGCCGGTCCGAGCGCGATCGGTGAGGCGCTCTCGCGGGTAGACTTCCTGCCCCTCCCGGAGCGGACGGTGCTGCTCGTCGTGACGATGGAGAGCGGCGCGACGTCGAGCTCGACGATCACGCTCCCGGCAAGGGTCGAGGAGGACGAGCTGCGGGAGATGTTCGCCGCTCTGAACGCCTGGCTCGGCGGACGGCCCCTCGGGAGCGACCTCGAGCTTGCCCGGGCCGCCAGGAGCGCGCTCTCCGGGCACGACCCGGCCGTTGTCGGGGCCGTGATCCGGGCCGTCGAGGCACTCGGGCGGGCCTCCGAGCGGGGGGTCTTCGTGCGAGGAGCGTCGGCGCTGCTCTCGCACCTGGACGACCTCGACCCGGAGGCCGTAGCGGCGGTGGTCGAGATCTTCGAACGCCGCCGGTGGCTTCTCCGGCTCATGGGAGACGCTTTGCAGCGATCGGTGATGGCCCGAAGCGGGATCATCGTCTCTATCGGCGCGGAGAACATGTTCCGGAGCCTCGGCGGCACGAGCTTTGTCGCCGCGGCCTACAGCGGTCCCGAGCGGCCCTACGGCGTGGTGAGCCTTATTGGGCCCAAACGCATGGACTACGACGCCGCGATAACGACCGTACGCTCGGCGGCCGAGACGCTCAGCGAGTACCTGTCTCACAACCCCAACCAAAAGGCTTAA
- a CDS encoding RsmE family RNA methyltransferase — translation MSVVSRVFLSGEPEPDEPFSLPPEAAGHLTRVLRARPGDRFEAVTPDGRVLLAELLPSGEAVVVSVLEEPDEAPERRVVLYQAVPKGKRMEVAVEKAVEVGVDAVVPVLSERSVARPGEGTKLERWRRIAESAARQALRRVVPEVRAPVPYTEAVREAGPSGVILHNDPGLPVLERALGGEGDVALLIGPEGGFTEGELAFAREVGVRAARLGPYRLRSETAGLVAVVRARTVVELAAERAGCPE, via the coding sequence TTGAGCGTCGTATCGCGGGTCTTTCTCTCCGGCGAGCCGGAGCCGGACGAGCCCTTCAGCCTTCCGCCCGAGGCGGCCGGACACCTCACGCGCGTCCTTCGGGCCCGTCCCGGCGACCGCTTCGAGGCCGTTACGCCGGACGGACGGGTTCTTCTCGCGGAGCTTCTTCCGAGCGGTGAGGCGGTCGTTGTCTCGGTCCTTGAGGAGCCGGACGAGGCGCCGGAGCGGCGGGTCGTTCTCTATCAGGCGGTCCCGAAGGGGAAGCGGATGGAGGTCGCGGTGGAGAAGGCCGTCGAGGTCGGGGTGGATGCCGTTGTCCCGGTGCTTTCGGAGCGCTCTGTCGCGCGGCCGGGCGAGGGAACGAAGCTGGAGCGGTGGCGACGCATCGCCGAGTCCGCGGCGCGGCAGGCCCTGCGGAGGGTCGTGCCGGAGGTGAGGGCTCCGGTCCCGTACACCGAAGCGGTGCGGGAGGCGGGGCCTTCGGGCGTGATCCTCCACAACGACCCGGGGCTCCCGGTCCTTGAGCGGGCGCTCGGGGGGGAGGGAGATGTCGCGCTGCTCATCGGGCCGGAGGGCGGTTTTACGGAAGGGGAGCTTGCGTTCGCGCGAGAGGTCGGCGTGCGAGCGGCGCGGCTCGGGCCGTACCGCCTGAGGAGCGAGACCGCCGGTCTCGTCGCGGTCGTGCGGGCGCGGACGGTTGTGGAGCTTGCGGCCGAGAGGGCGGGTTGTCCGGAGTGA
- a CDS encoding HD family phosphohydrolase, with the protein MASGSNGSGTRKVVRRNQGDLYRPPTRFERLRSRIESLPRLRLYVGLMVGTWLLLTAIVGLNTSHLNIFGVREGAGYEVGDVARTDEYASRAITYEDPVATEQARNQAANEVREVYRRSEEVPEAVVQNVASFFGQVEEIRASDAPPGEQTTLVSDASPFALSEDVARSLVFIEDEDLEDVERYTRENLEELYSTVAVAEDRVEEIPSSEVIRLSEARSRLTAAAERDASGEVGTLIEVLSRGFLEPSYVIDRAATERERAEAANAVEPVQSTLQPGELIVARGEVVSREDVAQLEAIGMIQDTDPWQALLGVAIVVGAQLWVARYFLERFGRKMFSAGAVSRLVLAALLVVLFTLVARLFTMLSLPVYTIPLAGLSIIGTILLGPRLMFLIVVVTSVNIGIIAGSDFLLVATLLVSSGFAIYTVVRVASREQLLKAGLVIALVTAVVTFAMSLVGGADFPVAFWQGTLGLVNGLLSLMIAMVLLPVLENTFNLLTPMKLLELSDLGSPLLQKLLRRAPGTFSHSMQVAVMSENAAKRIGADALLARVGAYYHDIGKMEHPAYFIENQIGQMNPHDALSPTLSAKVIKCHVKDGMDIGRAWDLPQEIIDMIAQHHGLTRIEYFYQKALRENPAGSVRESDFRYSTGRPRSKEAGILMLADTVEATVRSLSKPTPKRIEEVVSDTIRRKLDDGQFDESELTLREIHEVGVAIREAVIGFLGPRIEYPQDSGEAKSRRKGEGSQRALETPQATSSPSGKGS; encoded by the coding sequence ATGGCTTCGGGTAGCAACGGCTCGGGTACAAGGAAGGTCGTCCGGCGAAACCAGGGAGACCTGTACCGGCCGCCGACGCGTTTCGAGCGGCTTCGGAGCCGTATCGAGTCGCTGCCGCGCCTCAGGCTCTACGTCGGGCTGATGGTCGGGACGTGGCTGCTTCTGACGGCGATCGTCGGGCTGAACACGAGCCACCTGAACATCTTTGGCGTGCGGGAGGGGGCGGGCTACGAGGTCGGGGACGTCGCCCGGACCGACGAGTACGCTTCGCGCGCCATCACCTACGAGGACCCGGTCGCAACGGAGCAGGCCCGGAACCAGGCCGCGAACGAGGTCCGGGAGGTCTACCGCCGGAGCGAGGAGGTCCCCGAGGCGGTGGTGCAGAACGTTGCCTCCTTCTTCGGGCAGGTGGAGGAGATCCGGGCCTCGGACGCCCCGCCGGGGGAGCAGACGACGCTCGTCTCGGACGCCTCGCCGTTTGCGCTGAGCGAGGACGTGGCGCGTTCGCTCGTGTTTATCGAGGACGAAGACCTTGAGGACGTCGAGCGGTACACGCGCGAGAACCTCGAAGAGCTCTACAGCACGGTCGCCGTCGCCGAGGACCGGGTGGAGGAGATCCCCTCCTCCGAGGTGATAAGGCTCTCCGAGGCGAGGAGCCGCCTGACCGCCGCCGCCGAGCGCGACGCCTCCGGGGAGGTCGGGACGCTTATCGAGGTGCTGAGCCGGGGCTTTCTGGAGCCGAGCTACGTTATCGACCGGGCTGCGACGGAGCGGGAGAGGGCCGAGGCCGCAAACGCGGTCGAGCCCGTGCAGAGCACCCTTCAGCCCGGAGAGCTGATCGTGGCCCGCGGCGAGGTCGTGAGCCGCGAGGACGTGGCGCAGCTTGAGGCGATCGGCATGATTCAGGACACCGACCCCTGGCAGGCGCTTCTCGGGGTGGCGATCGTGGTCGGGGCGCAGCTCTGGGTTGCAAGGTACTTCTTGGAGCGGTTCGGGAGAAAGATGTTCAGCGCGGGCGCGGTCTCGCGGCTCGTGCTCGCGGCGCTTCTCGTCGTGCTGTTCACGCTCGTTGCCAGGCTGTTCACGATGCTCTCGCTGCCGGTCTATACGATCCCGCTCGCCGGGCTCTCGATTATCGGGACCATCCTGCTCGGTCCGAGGCTGATGTTCCTTATCGTCGTTGTAACGAGCGTAAACATCGGGATAATCGCCGGCAGCGACTTTTTGCTTGTGGCGACGCTCCTTGTCTCGTCGGGGTTTGCGATCTACACGGTCGTGCGGGTTGCCTCGCGTGAGCAGCTGCTCAAGGCCGGGCTTGTTATCGCCCTCGTTACGGCGGTGGTTACGTTTGCGATGAGCCTCGTCGGCGGGGCGGACTTCCCGGTTGCGTTCTGGCAGGGGACGCTCGGGCTCGTAAACGGGCTGCTCTCGCTCATGATCGCAATGGTCCTTCTGCCGGTCCTTGAGAACACCTTCAACCTCCTGACTCCGATGAAGCTTCTTGAGCTTTCGGACCTCGGTTCGCCGCTACTGCAGAAGCTCCTCAGGCGCGCTCCGGGAACGTTCTCGCACTCGATGCAGGTCGCGGTCATGTCCGAGAACGCGGCGAAGAGGATCGGGGCGGACGCGCTCCTTGCGCGGGTCGGGGCGTACTACCACGACATCGGCAAGATGGAGCATCCGGCGTACTTTATCGAGAACCAGATAGGCCAGATGAACCCGCACGACGCGCTCTCGCCGACGCTCTCGGCAAAGGTCATAAAGTGCCACGTCAAGGACGGGATGGACATCGGGCGCGCCTGGGACCTTCCGCAGGAGATAATCGACATGATCGCCCAGCACCACGGCCTGACGCGCATCGAGTACTTCTATCAGAAGGCGCTGCGCGAGAACCCGGCCGGGAGCGTGCGCGAGTCGGACTTCCGCTACTCGACGGGCCGCCCGCGCTCGAAGGAGGCGGGCATCCTGATGCTTGCAGACACCGTCGAGGCGACCGTCCGGTCCCTGTCGAAGCCGACCCCGAAGCGCATCGAGGAGGTCGTTTCGGACACCATCCGGCGCAAGCTCGACGACGGGCAGT
- the rpsT gene encoding 30S ribosomal protein S20, with amino-acid sequence MPAPSKRDKQSAKRFEQKRGERTNLRTVSKNFYKALDAGDLEKAREVRNRAQKTFDSAASRGIIHANKASRKVSRFDQALAKASAAE; translated from the coding sequence ATGCCAGCACCGTCGAAGAGGGACAAGCAGAGCGCGAAGCGGTTCGAGCAGAAGCGCGGCGAGCGGACCAACCTCAGGACCGTTTCGAAGAACTTCTACAAGGCGCTCGACGCGGGCGACCTTGAGAAGGCGCGCGAGGTCCGAAACCGCGCCCAGAAGACCTTCGACAGCGCGGCTTCGCGCGGCATAATCCACGCGAACAAGGCCTCTCGCAAGGTCAGCCGCTTCGACCAGGCTCTCGCGAAGGCGAGCGCCGCCGAGTAA
- the holA gene encoding DNA polymerase III subunit delta — MTVYLLYGDDEERKARSVEKLRAGRGSEVFDASTDAPEAVLAACNSFSLFGEATFVLLRNLDAWNAAQKAKLLDYVANPSEGSDLVMLAQKMAARDRLLTATQKSGEAHELKQPTGKALERWLIGHAKRNGLAVSVEVAQELMDRCSSDKARLVNEVEKLSLFCEGGEVTLGDVDALVAPDVQSNIFEFVDALGAGRTGRAIETLDRLAATGEPPLRVLFMVRRQLQLIARAKSLAERGVPRPEVAGALKVPPFVAKKLDEQGRRFTPEDLERALETVLDLEGGLKGGSDLPDALQLERAVVKLTDR, encoded by the coding sequence ATGACCGTGTACCTGCTCTACGGCGACGACGAGGAGCGCAAGGCCCGCAGCGTGGAGAAGCTGCGCGCCGGACGCGGCTCGGAGGTCTTTGACGCCTCGACCGACGCTCCCGAGGCCGTGCTGGCCGCGTGCAACTCCTTCTCGCTCTTCGGAGAGGCGACCTTCGTCCTCTTAAGGAACCTCGATGCCTGGAACGCCGCGCAGAAGGCGAAGCTCCTCGACTACGTCGCGAACCCCTCCGAGGGCTCCGACCTCGTCATGCTCGCGCAGAAGATGGCCGCCCGCGACCGGCTCCTGACGGCCACTCAGAAGTCCGGGGAAGCCCACGAGCTGAAACAGCCGACCGGGAAGGCCCTTGAGAGGTGGCTTATCGGGCACGCAAAGAGGAACGGGCTCGCCGTCTCGGTGGAGGTCGCGCAGGAGTTGATGGATCGCTGCTCCTCGGACAAGGCGCGGCTCGTGAACGAGGTCGAGAAGCTCTCGCTCTTCTGCGAAGGCGGCGAGGTGACCCTCGGGGACGTTGACGCGCTCGTCGCCCCGGACGTGCAGTCGAACATCTTCGAGTTCGTCGACGCGCTCGGGGCCGGGAGGACCGGCCGAGCGATCGAGACGCTCGACAGGCTCGCCGCAACCGGCGAGCCGCCGCTGCGGGTGCTGTTCATGGTGCGCAGGCAGCTCCAGCTCATCGCCCGGGCCAAGTCCCTCGCCGAACGCGGCGTGCCGAGGCCGGAGGTGGCCGGAGCCTTGAAGGTCCCGCCCTTCGTCGCAAAGAAGCTCGACGAGCAGGGCCGGCGGTTCACCCCGGAGGATCTGGAGCGCGCCCTTGAGACCGTCCTTGATCTGGAAGGCGGCCTGAAGGGCGGCTCCGACCTGCCCGACGCGCTCCAACTGGAGCGAGCCGTCGTAAAGCTTACGGACCGCTAG
- a CDS encoding PhoH family protein: MVPVVQRLRGGEGDVSRTDRVESKVIIPPAKMFEVFGERDSVLRRVEELVECEVVVRGNEVVLSGEELAVERAEAVFEGLLELVEGGHHPDRETAERLYRMSEGGGAAGEKGGHEVLSDVILTYRGRRVAPKTRNQKRYTDAIRKSQVTFGVGPAGTGKTYLAVALAVDALNRGEVNRIILTRPAVEAGESLGFLPGDMMAKVDPYFRPLYDALYEMIDPAKFQSHLERGVVEIAPLAFMRGRTLNDAFIILDEAQNTTPQQMKMFLTRLGFGSRMVITGDLTQVDLPSGKNSGLSDARKILGDVEGVAFVGLRRDDIVRSDLVMRIVDAYEGAETESGPEGAEKKDR; the protein is encoded by the coding sequence TTGGTTCCGGTTGTCCAGAGGCTTCGGGGAGGCGAAGGGGACGTTTCGCGCACAGACAGAGTAGAAAGCAAGGTCATAATACCTCCGGCGAAGATGTTCGAGGTCTTCGGGGAGCGGGATTCGGTGTTGAGAAGGGTCGAGGAGCTTGTCGAGTGCGAGGTCGTCGTGCGGGGCAACGAGGTCGTGCTTAGTGGTGAGGAGCTCGCCGTCGAGCGGGCCGAGGCGGTCTTCGAGGGGCTTCTGGAGCTTGTCGAGGGCGGGCATCACCCCGACCGGGAGACGGCCGAGCGGCTCTACCGGATGAGCGAGGGCGGCGGCGCGGCCGGGGAGAAGGGCGGCCACGAGGTGCTCTCGGACGTGATCCTGACCTACCGCGGACGGCGGGTCGCGCCGAAGACGCGCAACCAGAAGCGCTACACCGACGCGATAAGGAAGAGCCAGGTCACGTTCGGGGTCGGGCCTGCGGGGACGGGCAAGACGTACCTTGCCGTGGCGCTCGCGGTTGACGCGCTCAACCGCGGGGAGGTCAACAGGATCATCCTCACCCGACCGGCGGTCGAGGCCGGGGAGTCGCTCGGGTTTTTGCCGGGGGACATGATGGCGAAGGTAGACCCGTACTTCCGGCCGCTCTACGATGCGCTCTACGAGATGATCGACCCGGCGAAGTTCCAGTCGCACCTGGAGCGCGGGGTCGTCGAGATAGCGCCGCTGGCCTTTATGCGCGGCCGGACCCTCAACGACGCGTTCATTATTCTCGATGAGGCGCAGAACACGACGCCGCAGCAGATGAAGATGTTTCTGACAAGGCTCGGGTTCGGCTCCAGGATGGTCATCACCGGGGACCTGACGCAGGTCGATTTGCCCTCGGGCAAGAACAGCGGTCTCTCGGACGCTCGAAAGATACTCGGGGACGTCGAGGGGGTCGCGTTCGTGGGACTGCGGCGGGACGACATCGTAAGGAGCGACCTTGTCATGCGCATCGTGGACGCCTACGAAGGTGCAGAGACGGAGTCCGGGCCGGAGGGCGCGGAGAAGAAGGACCGGTGA
- a CDS encoding GatB/YqeY domain-containing protein, with amino-acid sequence MAETSLAEKIQSDMKAAMKAREKERLGTLRMLNAALKNASIESGGTLSRKEEEAILKKQLKQREESAEAFRNAGREEQAASEEAEAKVIGEYLPEPMTDDEMEQVVSQAISETGAQSMRDMGRVMGRAAELAEGRADGRRLSGLVRERLQ; translated from the coding sequence ATGGCTGAGACGAGCCTCGCAGAGAAGATCCAGAGCGACATGAAGGCTGCGATGAAGGCGCGAGAGAAGGAGCGGCTCGGAACCCTGAGGATGCTGAACGCCGCGCTCAAGAACGCGAGCATCGAGAGCGGCGGGACGCTCTCGCGAAAGGAGGAGGAGGCGATCCTCAAAAAACAGCTTAAGCAGCGCGAGGAGTCGGCCGAGGCGTTCAGGAACGCCGGGCGCGAGGAGCAGGCCGCAAGTGAAGAGGCCGAGGCGAAGGTTATCGGAGAGTACCTGCCGGAGCCGATGACGGACGATGAGATGGAGCAGGTCGTTTCGCAGGCGATCTCCGAGACCGGCGCACAGTCCATGCGCGACATGGGTCGGGTCATGGGCCGCGCTGCGGAGCTTGCGGAAGGTCGGGCCGATGGTCGGAGGCTCTCGGGCCTCGTGAGAGAGAGGTTGCAATAA
- the dnaJ gene encoding molecular chaperone DnaJ, which translates to MAQTKRDYYEVLGVSRGASAQEIKKAYRKLARSHHPDANPNDPNAEERFKELTEAYEVLSNDESRRAYDTYGHNVPRGGPGGDPFGQGGVQDIFEMFFGNGGFGGGGFGSFGDSMFGAGTTRRVARGRDAEVDVEIDLSEAAFGVERTVRVQVVGNCTRCGGSGGEKTHACTTCGGSGTVRTVRNTMLGQMVSQGPCRDCGGTGEVIDVACSECRGSGKVSRFVERTVKVPAGIEDGMRLRVGGAGHDGDPGAPPGDLYLNIRVAEHPELVRDGDDLLYRTRINFVKAALGCEVEVPTLEGAEPLRIEPGTQPGTTIKLAGKGMPRLQRRGRGDMKVVVDVMVPTKLTNEQRELLERFESATDGETYSENGASFFDRLRGVFR; encoded by the coding sequence TTGGCTCAGACCAAGCGCGACTACTACGAGGTCCTCGGCGTGTCGAGGGGGGCTTCGGCCCAGGAGATAAAGAAGGCCTACCGCAAGCTCGCCCGCTCTCATCACCCGGACGCGAACCCGAACGACCCGAACGCCGAGGAGCGCTTCAAGGAGTTGACCGAGGCCTACGAGGTCCTCTCCAACGACGAGTCCCGGAGGGCATACGACACCTACGGGCACAATGTCCCGCGCGGCGGTCCCGGCGGCGACCCGTTCGGGCAGGGCGGCGTGCAGGACATCTTCGAGATGTTCTTCGGGAACGGCGGCTTCGGCGGCGGGGGCTTCGGCTCCTTCGGCGACTCGATGTTCGGCGCGGGCACGACGCGGCGGGTCGCGCGCGGCCGGGACGCCGAGGTGGACGTCGAGATCGACCTCTCCGAGGCTGCCTTCGGAGTCGAGCGGACCGTCCGGGTCCAGGTTGTCGGCAACTGTACCCGGTGCGGCGGCTCGGGCGGGGAAAAGACGCACGCCTGCACGACCTGTGGCGGGAGCGGGACGGTCAGGACGGTCAGAAACACGATGCTCGGACAGATGGTCAGCCAGGGACCGTGTCGGGACTGCGGCGGGACGGGCGAGGTTATAGACGTGGCCTGCTCGGAGTGCCGGGGAAGCGGAAAGGTCTCGCGCTTTGTCGAGCGGACGGTAAAGGTCCCGGCCGGTATCGAGGACGGCATGCGCCTGCGCGTCGGCGGGGCGGGACACGACGGCGACCCGGGCGCGCCGCCGGGGGACCTGTACCTGAACATCCGCGTCGCCGAGCACCCCGAGCTTGTCCGGGACGGAGACGACCTTCTCTACCGCACGAGGATCAACTTCGTCAAGGCCGCGCTCGGGTGTGAGGTCGAGGTCCCGACGCTCGAAGGGGCGGAGCCCTTGCGCATCGAGCCCGGAACTCAGCCGGGCACGACGATCAAGCTCGCCGGGAAGGGGATGCCGCGTCTCCAGCGGCGCGGACGGGGCGACATGAAGGTCGTCGTGGACGTCATGGTCCCGACAAAGCTCACGAACGAGCAGCGCGAGCTTCTTGAGCGCTTCGAGTCGGCGACGGACGGGGAGACCTACTCTGAGAACGGTGCCTCCTTCTTTGACCGGCTGCGGGGCGTCTTCCGGTAG